From Candidatus Rubrimentiphilum sp., one genomic window encodes:
- a CDS encoding EscU/YscU/HrcU family type III secretion system export apparatus switch protein, producing MADKQFEATQSRLEKARREGDAARSQDLSSLCAFAAGAAAVAAIAFPLGATLHALLAAALRRADWFPLAVRAGALVLVPVCASAAAAIACAVLQAGGMRFAPPAPKLERLSPAENLKRILSRETAIGLLRGLLAFVCAAAAALAAARGVAGASLHGASVDGLADAAWHGSLRAAAAACAAGGIFAVADFATQLRRWRRRLRMSHEELQRDRKEHDGDPLARSRRRSLYRQFARGSLRRVRDAAFVVCNPEHIAVALEYRPPAVPVPRVLVRAADAAAQRVREIAADCGVPLVRNVEVARLLYASAHVDDYIPVESYVAVAEIVADLHKTGGLR from the coding sequence ATGGCTGACAAACAGTTCGAAGCGACACAGTCGCGGCTTGAAAAGGCGCGGCGTGAGGGCGACGCTGCGCGGTCGCAAGACTTGAGTTCGCTGTGCGCTTTCGCTGCCGGAGCGGCAGCGGTTGCCGCAATCGCTTTCCCTCTGGGCGCTACGTTGCATGCGTTACTGGCCGCAGCATTGCGGCGGGCCGACTGGTTTCCGCTCGCCGTTCGAGCCGGCGCGCTGGTTCTCGTCCCGGTTTGCGCGAGCGCTGCGGCGGCGATCGCGTGCGCGGTACTGCAAGCCGGAGGCATGCGTTTTGCGCCGCCGGCCCCGAAACTCGAGCGTCTCTCGCCGGCTGAAAATTTGAAGCGAATTCTGTCGCGCGAAACGGCGATCGGCTTGCTGCGGGGTTTGCTGGCATTTGTCTGCGCGGCTGCGGCAGCGCTGGCCGCGGCACGCGGCGTCGCCGGCGCATCGCTGCACGGCGCGAGCGTCGATGGTCTGGCGGACGCGGCTTGGCATGGGTCACTGCGCGCGGCCGCAGCCGCATGCGCTGCCGGCGGAATCTTCGCGGTGGCGGATTTCGCGACGCAGCTGCGCCGCTGGCGCCGGCGCCTACGCATGTCGCACGAAGAGCTGCAGCGCGATCGCAAAGAGCACGACGGCGATCCGCTGGCGCGCAGCCGCCGGCGCTCGCTGTACCGGCAATTTGCGCGCGGCTCGTTGCGGCGCGTCAGAGATGCAGCATTCGTGGTATGCAACCCCGAGCATATTGCGGTTGCGCTCGAGTACCGGCCGCCCGCGGTGCCGGTGCCGCGCGTGCTCGTGCGCGCGGCGGATGCAGCCGCGCAGCGCGTTCGCGAGATCGCGGCCGACTGCGGCGTTCCGCTCGTGCGCAATGTCGAAGTAGCGCGCCTACTGTACGCGAGCGCGCACGTTGACGACTACATTCCGGTGGAATCGTATGTGGCCGTGGCCGAGATCGTAGCGGATCTGCACAAGACCGGCGGCTTGCGATGA